In Besnoitia besnoiti strain Bb-Ger1 chromosome I, whole genome shotgun sequence, the genomic window TACAGTAGTCCAGCCTAGGACCCGAGTTTCGGTTGTCTGTGCGCGATCTCTACAGCCATGAATGCGAATTTTATCGGAGTGAAAAGTAAAAGTGGAGACCGAAGCACGCAAGAGAAACGAGAAACCTTTTTAGGGAGCGCATGCAAGATGAATTATGCTCTGTGGCATCGGCTCGTATTCCACGTTGTAGCTCCCATGGTGAGGTGTGTATCTCGGTGATTCGCGGTTCGCGcttttcgctttcttctaTTTTCTGCTTTGAGATGTTTCCGCATCTCCGAATGAGACGACCCAAGAATTTGCCACTGCCTCAGCTCCATTCAGAGCAGAAACCGCCCTTTCCTCCTTTTTTCTGGGGCAAGGTATTCATGGCGATCCGGAGTTCAAGACAAGCGCCAGCCGGAGGGAAGCCTtaggtgtacatacacttgGATGTGCTGTTACTGGGTGGGCGGGAGAACCGAACAGGGAATTTTCGGCGGCCAAAGGGCGGTCCTCATGCCCCTCGTCCTGCTCGTTCGAAAGatggcgagggcggaggacgGAAGGACGGctgaggcgggcgcaggTGACCTTGTCGCCTTCCTGTCGATTGCGGGGGAAGAAGTCCTAATTCTCCTCTACCGATTCCTCCACGAACCTCCCCAAGCGTGTGAGCAaccttctcctctctcttccccGCCCTCcaccttctccttctcgtccccctttttttcttcctctaATTCcacctcttctgcttcggATGGGAGCGCACCGCCTGCTGGCTGTCATGCGGCCTCCGCTTCTGccgtctcttcgtcgccgtttTGTCGCTTCAGCAGCCTGtgcccgctcgcgccgctgagTCTAGCCTCGCATTCGCtccgtcttctcctcgcagGCGAATCTCCGGCGCTGTGGTCACTCACGATTCCTCTCCCCCGTTTGTTTCTGCCGCCTTTTTCTCCCGCAGAGGCACCGGCGCAGGGCCCCCCTGGCGACTCGTCCCTCAACGAGttctcttcgcctttcgCTCACTCGGACGCCGTTTTGCAGCGCGCTTTCGGCTGCTCCAGTccgcgctcttcttctcgtttgGAGACCCGCGACTCCCCTGCGGCGGactcgtcgcctccctctgcgaTGCGAGACAGCGCCGACCTCTCGGCCGCCTTTGCCCTTTCCTTTtgcagcgccttctcctgcgcgagcgccttcaGGCTCGCGCCTTTGCCtccctgcgcagacgcgtcgcgGCTTTGCCTacgaagagagacaggcagaaCCTACTGGAGTCCTCAGAAATGCTTCTCTCGCGATCGGGAACAGCGAGAGGCCGAGCgagtgctgcggcgcggcgaagaggaacgGAGTTCGCTCTCCATGGGACACTTTGTCTTCTTTATCtcagagcgaggcgctgactcgccggcgttcgcctcccgaaaaagaagcgacgcagaccgCACCTCTGGAGATTGCAGGGGCcaagagagagcggaagacgcaTACGAACCCCGAAACATGTTCCCTTCGCGagctttcttcgcctttAAAGAAACAACGAGCCTCGAGGGAtcaagggggggggcgtgtACTCCGTACGCCCTCGGCTGCTATTTTCGCAGTCTCGAATACGCATGGAGGTCTCTGCCTCAGCCGAAtgcggccgccttcgcgcagctgccgatGTCTGCAGGCTCCTGCACGCCCTACGcgagcctctctctcttttgcAACGCTGCACTCGGCGACAAGGAGACAGCaacgcgcgcggaaggagagagctTTCTCGGGGGGTTGCACGCCCgacacgcaggcgaagagacgccggcagcagaAGAAACGTGTCGGGAAGTCCAGCCTTGGCTCCTAAATGTCCATCTCCTCCCTTCTGTCTCGGGTAGGCGAGAGAAGGTTCCCTTATGCTGCGCAGATTCTCTGctgcctttttcttctggATTCACCAACTACCCTCGCACGCGGCGATCGCTCACGTCGGTCTACGTTTGattcgcgtgtgtgtgtcctccgcatccgcgcgcgaaaacgtatccgcggcgcctgtctcacctgcagagggagaagactGTAACGCTCCTTCGGAGGGGATGCAACTTCGCTTCCTTCCTGGAACATTTTgtgactcgaaatgtagttAGTGGATGGGTCGCAAGTTAGGTATACAGTGTGATCTGCTTGATCTTCTTGACCGAAAGTGTCTAGTTCCCTCGCACGCGAGCGACGGGGTACTTACCTCCTCGTTTTCGCGCGCAGAATGGAGAGAGACTTTCTGCTCTAGCCGacgcccttcgcggcgcagaTGCGGCCGACGCTCCCTCAGAAACCTGGAAACGGTTTTTTCGAAGTTCAGTTCGCAGCTTcggccggcggctgcgccagtCTTGCTGGGCTTTGTCTCGCATCTTCAACTTAGCTTTCGCATTCGCTTTGCATCGTCACTCCATCACTTGAACTCGCTTTGCAGCATCTTGcgcgtttagggtttagggtttaggggaggcgcctgcagagagggaaCACCCTCGCCTCTAGCGCCGTGGGGCGTCTGCAGCCCCGGAGTGAAGACGAAACTcggtgctgctgcctctgcttgTTTGCAGGCTCTTGGCTGGTCGTGGTCTTCTCTGGTTCGCCGTCGCACTTCCTGACTCCGCTCGCGACTCTGTGGAGACTCCCCCATTGTTTGTCCTCGGCGCCTTTCGCTttgtctgcctctctttgCTCTTCAACTCGCGTGTCTTCTGATGCCTCATTCCCTCGCTTGCCTCACGCCTGCctgccctcttcgccgctctcctcgccgcgacctGCTCAGCCGAGACCTTCTTGCTCGTCTTCTCCTGCTTTTCCTTCCCtcggcgcttcctccgcggcctgcaggcctGAGTGcgttctctcgctctcgcgctgtcgccgccccgcctccgcaaCGAAAGCGGAGGCGTGGAGGGAGAGTGGAGCTTCTCCCGAGCTCGTCGCCCTTTCTTTAAGCGCTCCGCGCGCaagcgacgacggcagggctgagagcgaggcagccgccgcggagctgaGGATTTCCTTAGAAAATGGGGTCACGCAGGCGCCCTGTCATGACGCCGCGCTGGAAAGAAGCAgcctttcgcctctcttgtgccgcggagagacgcggctTCTGCTCCCTGAGGAAAACAAGGTGAGGCTGCGAGGTGCTTTTCTTGATATTTGCTTTCcggtttttcctttttcccCACAGAAGGCATCCTTTGGTTTTGCGCGAGGCCTGAGGGGGGCGTTGCAGCTGGTCTTCACACGAGGCAGGAGGGACTCTTGGTTTCAAATTCGTTTGCTCTttgggcgcctcgcgcagcttcggACGGCCGTCCAGGAGAGTTGCTGGCTTCTAGATATCTACCTGTCTATCTGCGTATCTCCATCGGTGactatctatctatctatgtctATCTAGTGATAGGTCTTTCTATACGTATTTATCCATAAAgattcctctgcgtcgccgcgcccgcgcgaccaACACAGCTCAACTTCCTAGGGACACCAGACATGGCTTCCCCGCTCTCTCCttttgtcttctctctctcacccGTGTTTGGTTTTTTCAGGCTCTTCTTTACCGGCTGCCCTCGctggccgccgtcgcggaaCTGCCTGCACGGTGCCTGGTCAgcgtcgcggccgtcgaTGTCTTCGCGCCTTCGGTCTTCTCAGCCGATTCCGTCCGCCCCTGCTCGGTCCCCCCTTCGTTTTCGCGAACATccttctctccgtctccgcggcagccgcctgcgtccgcacctccctcgcctccctcacctccgcctcctctcccctctctgtcgcgctccgctgcgctggcggctgcttctgcagctcgcctggagtctctcttcttcctcttgaCATGCCCCGAGGCGTGCGGaaagagccgcggcgctctctgctggTGGGCTCTTCGCGCGTTTGACGCCACCGACGGGGAGTGCGTGttgctgcgcgtcgtcgagaAGGTcaggagctccgcgagctccgcgcgctcctctttctctcttccgcggctgtcttccgcgccctccactgctcgtctgcggcgccgcgaaatgcgcgaggccgcagcctccagcgatccagcggaagaaagaagatgcacagagagacagggcgactccgcggaggcctccgcggacAGCTGGGGTCTGCAGAGGCCTGACCGACACGCAGATagcgcgaagacggcgttcgccggcgccagacgcctccagcgcggcgacacagaaggagagaggagacgcgggcgaagcggcgatgggggaggcgaaggacggcgcgaggcgcagaagagagaggcgagagcgagagcgtcttctgcgtctccccgaggcggaaggcagaTCGCCCGGGTTGGCGTTTTTGCGGGCGCGGGCATGAAGGCCAGGAGGCACCAGaggggaagagaagaaggacgcaAAAGGGACTCGGCAAAAGGCGAAGGCATGGGGGAGAG contains:
- a CDS encoding hypothetical protein (encoded by transcript BESB_009200), whose amino-acid sequence is MARAEDGRTAEAGAGDLVAFLSIAGEEVLILLYRFLHEPPQACEQPSPLSSPPSTFSFSSPFFSSSNSTSSASDGSAPPAGCHAASASAVSSSPFCRFSSLCPLAPLSLASHSLRLLLAGESPALWSLTIPLPRLFLPPFSPAEAPAQGPPGDSSLNEFSSPFAHSDAVLQRAFGCSSPRSSSRLETRDSPAADSSPPSAMRDSADLSAAFALSFCSAFSCASAFRLAPLPPCADASRLCLRRETGRTYWSPQKCFSRDREQREAERVLRRGEEERSSLSMGHFVFFISERGADSPAFASRKRSDADRTSGDCRGQERAEDAYEPRNMFPSRAFFAFKETTSLEGSRGGACTPYALGCYFRSLEYAWRSLPQPNAAAFAQLPMSAGSCTPYASLSLFCNAALGDKETATRAEGESFLGGLHARHAGEETPAAEETCREVQPWLLNVHLLPSVSGSWLVVVFSGSPSHFLTPLATLWRLPHCLSSAPFALSASLCSSTRVSSDASFPRLPHACLPSSPLSSPRPAQPRPSCSSSPAFPSLGASSAACRPECVLSLSRCRRPASATKAEAWRESGASPELVALSLSAPRASDDGRAESEAAAAELRISLENGVTQAPCHDAALERSSLSPLLCRGETRLLLPEENKALLYRLPSLAAVAELPARCLVSVAAVDVFAPSVFSADSVRPCSVPPSFSRTSFSPSPRQPPASAPPSPPSPPPPLPSLSRSAALAAASAARLESLFFLLTCPEACGKSRGALCWWALRAFDATDGECVLLRVVEKVRSSASSARSSFSLPRLSSAPSTARLRRREMREAAASSDPAEERRCTERQGDSAEASADSWGLQRPDRHADSAKTAFAGARRLQRGDTEGERRRGRSGDGGGEGRREAQKREARARASSASPRGGRQIARVGVFAGAGMKARRHQRGREEGRKRDSAKGEGMGESEPTLRLAGSLPSAWLLWANARFIVAMQEHCWGTPLEEENESFEAEEARRRRRKSKSRERLRDAREMEIRRRRLYSVVFWPVLGAYRERGGEDGRRRCRCPQKEGFVSLQRGRGCPATCAHPTGSAAHSRIGGGRARARREESAARSGPEEEEEDAREEGEEEAGEGRLVLLVGRKRQRIAGRWGCAAGALVDTFLLWTPSESLELCVTELTRGLSERRTRPPRPLSGFASPCDAPPRQSPVSSARSVRSPRAKGSARRAFKAAAADWSTSCAALPALASDFGGFSAIACFPVAALAPAGGTSTQGVPCSRGEEGCSPQDNASNPDDAPSQPIPSLSEGSSSEPAESDILSFASCISSSLLSSCSSSLDSSWDCSPRGSIASRASLESDSSPPASRAQRRRAPDWPVSLALSRSPESPSGASLTCSLSRGRPGSRRSYLVAAGCSTGGLLLALLHRSSPRSTLRRGPLQASHTSLGRCGDMGRREEDSAREASSASEKWALDVLWSLGGAMPPPVCSLALRRARRQQRDAKEASQASCSDESLQRCAALAGDDGPDAGFANIARRRTEALRKARQPGAWQGDDSEKNERRDAAPGDHKPRQNFEERRDSREKRDHHHPTPVAAALAGGGGKLIFISKTQTHEAERTSGELKLLLQGLDVSPQAFSAARACAAFPAPSPASRASSCLFFSESDASRAPSSSSGEAANRRSVSARGNQLERGSQGRARAGVHTPDSSEGVRWWRSCRGCRSAHGSLTELESGDSFWWVCSAVAARTACSCDSACAVFFYKRRVFEKSIDAADFEEYVCLLGTPAQKQGCARTSDTL